From a region of the Qipengyuania spongiae genome:
- the fghA gene encoding S-formylglutathione hydrolase, translating into MDYLSQNKSYGGQQFVLSHPSEATGTEMTFSVYLPPQAEGLAEDAKLPVLWYLSGLTCTHANVTEKGEYRRACAERGVIFVAPDTSPRGENVPDVDDEYDFGKGAGFYLDATQEPWSQHFRMRSYIEDELPQLVARAFPVDLGRQSIMGHSMGGHGALTIGLRNPGRFRSISAFSPIAAPSSVPWGEKALGRYLGEDRAAWREYDAVALIEDGARADHILVDQGTADQFLDEQLKTGALSMACAKAGMKPTIRMQDGYDHSYYFISTFMAEHVAWHADRLTA; encoded by the coding sequence ATGGACTATCTCTCGCAGAACAAGAGCTATGGCGGGCAGCAATTCGTGCTGTCACACCCTTCCGAGGCGACCGGCACCGAGATGACCTTCTCGGTCTATCTGCCGCCCCAGGCCGAGGGGTTGGCGGAAGACGCGAAACTGCCCGTGCTGTGGTACCTTTCCGGCCTCACCTGCACCCACGCCAACGTCACCGAGAAAGGCGAGTACCGCCGCGCCTGTGCCGAGCGGGGCGTGATCTTCGTCGCGCCCGACACCTCGCCGCGGGGCGAGAACGTGCCCGACGTTGATGACGAATACGATTTTGGCAAGGGCGCGGGCTTCTACCTCGACGCGACGCAGGAGCCGTGGTCGCAGCATTTCAGGATGCGCAGCTATATCGAGGACGAGCTGCCTCAGCTTGTGGCACGCGCGTTTCCGGTGGACCTCGGCCGCCAGTCCATCATGGGCCATTCGATGGGCGGCCATGGCGCGCTGACCATCGGCCTGCGCAATCCGGGCCGCTTCCGTTCGATCAGCGCCTTTTCGCCGATCGCAGCGCCGTCCTCGGTTCCATGGGGCGAAAAGGCGCTCGGCCGCTATCTCGGCGAGGACCGGGCCGCCTGGCGCGAATACGATGCCGTCGCGCTGATCGAGGACGGGGCACGGGCCGATCACATCCTCGTCGATCAGGGCACTGCCGACCAGTTCCTGGACGAGCAGCTGAAGACCGGCGCACTGTCCATGGCCTGCGCCAAGGCGGGGATGAAGCCGACCATCCGGATGCAGGACGGCTACGACCATTCCTACTATTTCATCTCGACCTTCATGGCCGAGCATGTCGCCTGGCACGCGGACCGTTTGACGGCCTGA